Proteins encoded by one window of Streptomyces sp. ALI-76-A:
- a CDS encoding ATP-binding protein: protein MPEIPLVPAHWRFPARPASVRRARHAVAESLPDVLRAQLGDDLRLLTSELLTNAIRHGACGEDGDLVELVLWPADGHYWLAVSDPGTGKPIPAHPGPDSENGRGLLLVESLATAWTVRPRPTRGTSVIAGLSFHQGG from the coding sequence ATGCCCGAAATCCCTCTCGTCCCTGCCCACTGGCGCTTTCCCGCCCGTCCCGCCTCCGTACGGCGGGCCCGGCACGCCGTCGCCGAATCGCTGCCGGACGTCCTCCGTGCCCAACTCGGCGACGACCTCCGCCTGTTGACCTCGGAGTTGCTCACCAACGCCATCCGTCACGGTGCCTGTGGGGAGGACGGGGACCTCGTTGAACTCGTTCTGTGGCCGGCCGACGGACACTACTGGCTGGCCGTCTCCGACCCGGGTACCGGCAAACCCATTCCGGCCCACCCGGGCCCTGACAGCGAGAACGGTCGGGGCCTGCTCCTCGTCGAGAGCCTCGCCACCGCCTGGACCGTCCGGCCCCGCCCCACGCGCGGAACGTCCGTGATCGCGGGGCTCTCGTTCCATCAGGGAGGCTGA
- a CDS encoding serine/threonine-protein kinase: protein MAQARRIGEQGRYELIEEIESGGMGTVWRGYDAVLDREIAIKLIRPDVVASPAQAEEFARRFEREARVTARIGHHGVPQVFDAVLDEASYDRLYLVMEYVRGISLRRVLTGPGDGAAALLPVSWAASIAAQICTVLSYAHAIPVVHRDLKPDNVLIAADGTVKVLDFGIAKLLRTNVTRLTATGSRIGTSRYMPPEQIDCAQITPLSDLYALGCVLHELLAGEPVFSGDNEYQLLHQHMNVPPKPLRTLRPEVPEGLEALTLDLLAKVPEQRPVDAYAVYERLSPHLPQPGSAADSLALTHGGSPSELPDPTVVYRQPNAPLRRTAPPVPSLGPVAPVPIPARVDTALRDAIRDAYARSADLAESGRFAQAADVLKAVIATAATALGAHNSRVLGLRRQRAAVLMAGEDFRRALPEFDALAAVYARTAGPGDESTLECRRHAAHCRANLGQATVALREFQEVLEVVSDAAGDASETALDLRRSIGVLLFSEGRRTEAEGVLDALHEDMCVLLGEDHEETREIADLLARLRDPEGPLPY, encoded by the coding sequence GTGGCGCAGGCACGGAGAATCGGCGAGCAGGGCCGCTATGAGCTGATCGAGGAGATCGAATCCGGCGGTATGGGCACGGTCTGGCGCGGCTACGACGCCGTTCTCGACCGTGAGATCGCGATCAAGCTCATCCGGCCCGACGTCGTCGCATCGCCGGCACAGGCGGAAGAGTTCGCCCGCCGCTTCGAACGCGAGGCGCGCGTCACCGCTCGGATCGGGCACCACGGAGTGCCGCAGGTGTTCGACGCGGTGCTGGACGAGGCGTCGTACGACCGGCTGTACCTGGTGATGGAGTACGTGCGCGGCATCTCCCTGCGCAGGGTGCTCACGGGCCCGGGGGACGGCGCGGCGGCGCTGCTCCCGGTGAGCTGGGCAGCGTCGATCGCGGCGCAGATCTGCACAGTCCTGTCGTACGCGCACGCCATCCCGGTCGTGCACCGCGATCTGAAGCCGGACAACGTCCTGATTGCCGCTGACGGCACGGTCAAGGTGCTGGATTTCGGCATCGCGAAACTGCTGCGCACGAACGTCACCCGGCTCACGGCCACGGGCAGCCGGATCGGTACCAGCCGTTACATGCCGCCCGAGCAGATCGACTGCGCGCAGATCACCCCGCTGAGCGACCTCTACGCGCTCGGCTGCGTGCTGCACGAACTCCTGGCCGGAGAGCCGGTGTTCAGCGGCGACAACGAGTACCAGCTCCTGCACCAGCACATGAACGTGCCGCCGAAGCCGTTGCGCACCCTGCGGCCCGAGGTGCCGGAGGGCCTTGAGGCATTGACCCTGGACCTGCTGGCGAAGGTGCCGGAGCAGCGTCCCGTCGACGCGTACGCGGTGTACGAGCGCCTGTCGCCGCACCTGCCGCAACCGGGATCGGCAGCCGATTCCCTGGCCCTCACCCATGGCGGCTCCCCTTCCGAACTTCCCGACCCGACGGTGGTCTACCGACAGCCGAATGCACCCCTGCGACGGACCGCGCCGCCCGTGCCCTCGCTCGGGCCGGTGGCGCCCGTACCGATCCCGGCGCGCGTCGACACCGCGCTGCGGGACGCGATCAGGGACGCCTACGCCCGGTCCGCGGACCTCGCCGAGAGCGGACGGTTCGCCCAGGCCGCGGACGTCCTCAAGGCAGTGATCGCCACAGCGGCCACCGCCCTCGGCGCGCACAACTCCCGTGTGCTCGGTCTTCGGAGGCAGCGCGCGGCGGTGCTCATGGCCGGTGAGGACTTCCGGCGTGCCTTGCCTGAGTTCGACGCCCTGGCCGCCGTCTACGCCCGCACGGCGGGACCGGGCGATGAAAGCACGCTGGAGTGCCGTCGGCACGCCGCCCACTGCCGGGCCAACCTCGGTCAGGCCACCGTCGCTCTACGGGAATTCCAGGAGGTTCTGGAAGTCGTGTCCGACGCGGCCGGGGACGCCTCCGAAACCGCTCTCGACCTACGGCGCAGTATCGGCGTGCTCCTCTTCTCAGAGGGGCGCCGCACCGAGGCAGAGGGGGTCCTCGACGCCCTCCACGAGGACATGTGCGTCCTCCTCGGTGAGGACCATGAGGAGACCCGCGAGATCGCCGATCTCCTCGCCCGGCTGCGCGACCCGGAGGGACCACTCCCTTACTGA
- a CDS encoding helix-turn-helix transcriptional regulator has product MPPRSNPTARQQRLGAELRKLREGAGLSTEQAAVLLDTKRTVITSTEAGRHGVSPERVRRIAFRYECTDQALVDALVDMCGDRTLGWWEAYRDRLPATFLDIAELEWHAQGLRVSTMTHMPGQLQTEAYAHALFQAAIPPLPAEEFEARVAHRVQRHQVIDRPGAPDYVLVIHEAALRIEVGGRAVLRNQLGHLMAAADRDNVTIQAIPFSAGAFPGSGQAILYALGQIPSLDTVQLDRTTAGEFLYSGAHLCKYRLQLDEMQRIALKPEETLDLMHTISRRL; this is encoded by the coding sequence ATGCCGCCGAGGAGCAATCCGACCGCACGCCAGCAGCGTCTGGGCGCAGAGCTTCGCAAGCTACGGGAAGGGGCGGGACTGTCCACCGAACAGGCCGCCGTGCTGCTGGACACGAAACGGACCGTGATCACCAGCACCGAGGCGGGACGTCATGGCGTCAGCCCGGAGCGTGTCCGGCGCATCGCCTTCCGGTATGAGTGCACTGACCAGGCCCTGGTGGATGCACTGGTCGACATGTGCGGCGACCGCACGCTCGGCTGGTGGGAGGCGTATCGCGACCGCCTGCCCGCGACATTCCTGGACATCGCCGAGTTGGAGTGGCACGCCCAGGGCTTGCGTGTCAGCACGATGACGCACATGCCGGGACAGTTGCAGACCGAGGCATACGCGCACGCTCTCTTCCAAGCTGCCATCCCGCCACTGCCCGCCGAGGAGTTCGAGGCCAGAGTCGCCCACCGCGTGCAAAGGCACCAGGTCATCGACCGGCCGGGGGCTCCGGACTACGTGCTGGTCATCCACGAAGCCGCGCTACGGATCGAAGTCGGTGGACGCGCGGTGCTACGGAATCAACTTGGTCACCTCATGGCAGCCGCAGACCGCGACAACGTCACAATCCAGGCCATCCCCTTCTCCGCAGGGGCGTTCCCCGGTTCGGGGCAGGCGATCCTGTACGCCCTCGGACAGATCCCCTCGCTCGACACCGTGCAACTGGATCGCACCACGGCAGGAGAATTCCTTTATTCAGGCGCCCATCTGTGCAAGTACCGTCTGCAACTCGACGAGATGCAGAGGATCGCGCTCAAGCCTGAGGAGACCCTCGATCTCATGCACACCATTTCCCGGCGCCTTTAG
- a CDS encoding restriction endonuclease subunit S, whose protein sequence is MTSLRIKDVTQINRKVLPENTDPNFRFRYIDIGSVDNLGRVNIPDEEVNFSSAPSRARRLAPAGAVAVSTVRTYLRAIAHVPEFATPLVFSTGFAILEAGAQIDSRFLAHYCQSQAFVDEVVARSVGVSFPAINAADIGNLPIVLPDREEQRRIADFLDAETARIDSLDTSRSAQLNLLAARERAMLDLSFREARSATRTRLKYLFSVRPRYGVLVPVFTDEGVPFIRVNDLLDLEGRADGLRNIPSELSAQYARSVVQPGDLLMSVVGTLGRAAIAPASLAGANIARAVCSMRFMPEVEVELVKSWLGTSAFHKQALVATSTDTAQPTLGMEDLGNFALTWPSDPQERKHLVREIARIQDSMRRLSSKLERQKSVLAERRQALITAAVTGQIDVFSASGRGIEE, encoded by the coding sequence GTGACTTCACTCAGGATTAAAGATGTCACTCAAATCAACCGGAAAGTGCTCCCCGAAAACACGGATCCGAATTTTCGTTTTCGATATATCGACATCGGCTCAGTCGATAACCTCGGACGTGTGAACATTCCCGACGAGGAGGTGAATTTCAGCTCTGCCCCGTCACGGGCTCGACGCCTTGCGCCAGCTGGTGCAGTTGCTGTATCAACGGTGCGAACCTACCTGCGCGCCATTGCTCACGTGCCTGAATTCGCGACACCGCTGGTCTTCTCGACTGGGTTCGCAATACTAGAGGCTGGCGCACAGATCGATAGCCGTTTTCTAGCCCACTACTGCCAATCTCAAGCCTTCGTTGACGAGGTAGTTGCCAGGTCAGTGGGAGTGAGCTTTCCAGCCATCAATGCAGCCGACATTGGCAATCTACCAATCGTGCTCCCCGACCGAGAAGAGCAGCGCCGCATCGCCGACTTCCTCGACGCCGAGACCGCCCGCATCGACTCTTTAGACACCTCTCGGTCCGCGCAGTTGAACCTCCTCGCAGCACGCGAACGAGCGATGCTCGACCTCTCGTTCCGAGAGGCACGATCCGCAACTCGGACGCGGCTCAAATACCTCTTCTCCGTGCGCCCGCGATACGGCGTTCTGGTTCCGGTGTTCACGGACGAAGGCGTCCCGTTCATCCGGGTCAACGACCTTCTGGACCTGGAGGGGCGGGCCGACGGCCTGCGCAATATTCCGAGCGAACTGTCAGCGCAGTACGCCAGAAGCGTTGTACAGCCGGGCGATCTGCTGATGAGCGTTGTGGGAACGCTCGGACGTGCGGCGATCGCCCCCGCGAGCCTGGCTGGTGCGAACATCGCGAGAGCCGTGTGTTCGATGCGTTTCATGCCCGAGGTGGAGGTGGAACTCGTAAAGTCCTGGCTCGGCACGAGCGCCTTCCACAAGCAAGCCCTCGTCGCCACGAGCACAGATACGGCTCAGCCGACGCTCGGCATGGAAGACTTGGGCAATTTCGCGCTGACCTGGCCATCGGACCCACAGGAACGGAAACACTTGGTCCGGGAGATCGCTCGCATTCAGGACTCCATGAGGCGCCTAAGCAGCAAACTGGAGCGTCAGAAATCGGTCCTCGCCGAACGGCGTCAAGCCCTGATCACCGCCGCCGTCACCGGTCAGATCGACGTGTTCTCTGCCAGCGGACGAGGGATCGAGGAATGA
- a CDS encoding DEAD/DEAH box helicase family protein codes for MPVHDEAAFGNAIVAALLKRGWSEGNRQDYRPQLGLDTSQLTEFIGKTQADDWAELIALYGGDPNVAQAGFAKRVDQAIGTDGVLDVLRKGVKDHGVLIRLAYFKPSLVASDAVLDDYRANRLTFVKELQYAARQADKGNELDLTLFLNGIPLATAELKNALTRQGAEHAKEQYRLKRDPTELIFARRVIANFAVDTDVVYVAPELRGKLTRFLPFNTGSEGPGKPGGAGNPAPTVPGTYATSYLWEQIWERGTWLDLIERFVHLSKEKGPDGRTRKKLIFPRYHQWDIVKKLADHAARHGAGHNYLGMASAGSGKSNTIGWLSHRLSSLHTPTDPAEIDPDALAAGLKPGVPVFDKVVIITDRRNLDAQLRETVGSFEKTAGLVVKIDEKHGAKSDQLAKALSRETGKIITVTLHTFPALIDYLRRNPTEIQGHNFAIIVDEAHSSQSGDAATAVRAALRDLGLDSDSDEAGATEAPAASTDAKLRRKATQRSKASNLSYFAFTATPKAKTLELFGTLDTVNGKPAYVPFHTYSMRQAIEEGFILDPLRTYVTYDTYWKLVNKNPAEREVDPSKANPLLARYALTHDSTVTQQAQVIVEHFRTHTAGRLGGRAKAMVVTASRHSAVQMARAIRKYIGDNAYADPGVLVAFSGSLTYDGEETTEPKENGGLPESALPKAFAYTRKDDKAVRTGGTATQREYRILVVAEKYQTGFDQPLLTTMYVNKKLAGISAVQTLSRLNRTADRKSQADLAVLDFVNDAEDIKESFRPYFEEANTLPSDPNLLYTAQSQVMRADILVEEEMREFADAYLAAEEKAAGSAARWEKLHAELYRHLDPAVGRFTELLDRKDEAGDPDEEAAEAAEQFRADLNDYVRKYGFLSQIVPYRDADLECLYLYGRHLLNRLPRRGDGGVDIGDIDLSHLRIQKTGQHDLALTAEGAAELRGFGEGGGGAKEQEKSLLSELIEKFNDKFGTDFTDQDVITPFSEAKADPKVRAAAVNDEENFGLVFDEVFEDKMAEHIDTIADMGRQYFSHDDSFKQSLNQSARRAAWRMIRREENIDDDAA; via the coding sequence ATGCCCGTTCACGATGAAGCAGCCTTTGGAAACGCAATAGTCGCCGCCTTGCTCAAGCGCGGTTGGTCTGAAGGAAACCGACAGGACTACCGCCCCCAACTCGGCCTGGACACCTCCCAGCTCACCGAATTCATCGGCAAGACCCAGGCCGACGACTGGGCCGAACTGATCGCCCTCTACGGCGGGGATCCCAACGTCGCCCAGGCCGGGTTCGCCAAGCGGGTGGATCAGGCGATCGGAACCGACGGTGTGCTGGACGTACTCCGCAAAGGCGTGAAGGACCACGGCGTCCTGATCAGGCTGGCCTACTTCAAGCCGTCGCTCGTCGCGTCGGACGCCGTCCTGGACGACTACCGGGCGAACCGGCTGACCTTCGTCAAGGAGTTGCAGTACGCGGCGAGGCAGGCAGACAAGGGCAACGAGCTGGACCTCACACTGTTCCTCAACGGAATCCCGCTGGCGACCGCCGAGTTGAAGAACGCCCTCACACGGCAGGGGGCGGAGCACGCCAAGGAGCAGTACCGACTCAAGCGGGACCCCACTGAGCTGATCTTCGCGCGCCGCGTCATCGCGAACTTCGCCGTGGACACGGACGTGGTCTACGTCGCGCCCGAACTGCGCGGCAAGCTGACGCGGTTCCTACCGTTCAACACGGGCTCGGAGGGGCCGGGGAAGCCGGGCGGAGCCGGGAACCCTGCGCCCACCGTCCCCGGGACGTACGCGACCTCGTACCTCTGGGAACAGATCTGGGAGCGGGGCACCTGGCTGGACCTGATCGAGCGGTTCGTGCACCTCAGCAAGGAGAAGGGCCCGGACGGGCGGACGCGGAAGAAGCTGATCTTCCCGCGCTACCACCAGTGGGACATCGTCAAGAAGCTCGCCGACCACGCGGCCCGCCACGGTGCTGGTCACAACTACCTCGGCATGGCCTCCGCCGGCTCGGGCAAATCGAACACCATCGGGTGGCTGTCGCACCGCCTGTCGTCGCTGCACACCCCCACCGACCCCGCCGAGATCGACCCCGACGCCTTGGCCGCCGGACTCAAGCCCGGTGTCCCCGTCTTCGACAAGGTCGTGATCATCACCGACCGCCGTAATCTCGACGCCCAACTGCGCGAGACAGTCGGCAGTTTCGAGAAGACCGCCGGTCTTGTCGTGAAGATCGACGAGAAGCACGGCGCGAAGTCCGACCAGCTCGCCAAAGCGCTGTCCCGTGAGACCGGAAAGATCATCACGGTCACGCTGCACACCTTCCCCGCCCTCATCGACTACCTGCGCCGCAACCCCACCGAAATCCAAGGTCACAACTTCGCGATCATCGTGGACGAGGCCCACTCCTCGCAGTCCGGCGATGCGGCAACCGCCGTCCGCGCGGCGCTGCGTGACCTGGGCCTGGATTCCGACTCCGACGAGGCTGGAGCGACCGAGGCGCCGGCGGCAAGCACCGATGCCAAGCTCCGCCGGAAAGCCACCCAGCGCAGCAAGGCCTCCAACCTCTCCTACTTCGCGTTCACGGCGACACCCAAGGCCAAGACGCTCGAACTCTTCGGCACCCTGGACACCGTCAACGGCAAGCCGGCGTATGTCCCCTTCCACACGTACTCGATGCGCCAGGCCATCGAGGAAGGCTTCATCCTCGACCCCCTGCGCACCTACGTCACGTACGACACGTACTGGAAGTTGGTGAACAAGAACCCGGCCGAGCGCGAAGTGGACCCGTCCAAGGCGAACCCCCTGCTCGCCCGGTACGCACTCACGCACGACTCCACCGTGACGCAACAGGCGCAAGTGATCGTCGAACACTTCCGCACGCACACCGCCGGACGGCTCGGCGGGCGTGCCAAGGCCATGGTGGTGACGGCCTCCCGGCACAGCGCCGTACAGATGGCCCGCGCCATCAGGAAGTACATCGGCGACAACGCGTATGCCGACCCCGGCGTCCTGGTCGCGTTCTCCGGCAGCCTGACGTACGACGGCGAGGAGACCACCGAGCCGAAGGAGAACGGCGGCCTCCCCGAGTCAGCGCTGCCGAAGGCGTTCGCGTACACGCGCAAGGACGACAAGGCCGTGCGCACCGGGGGGACGGCGACTCAGCGCGAGTACCGCATCCTGGTCGTCGCCGAGAAGTACCAGACCGGTTTCGACCAGCCGCTGCTCACCACGATGTACGTGAACAAGAAGCTCGCGGGCATCAGCGCCGTCCAGACACTCTCCCGGCTGAACCGCACCGCCGACCGCAAGTCGCAGGCGGACCTGGCCGTACTGGACTTCGTCAACGACGCCGAGGACATCAAGGAGTCCTTCCGCCCGTACTTCGAGGAGGCGAACACCCTTCCCTCCGACCCCAATCTCCTCTACACCGCGCAGAGCCAGGTCATGCGGGCCGACATCCTCGTCGAGGAGGAGATGCGGGAGTTCGCGGACGCCTATCTGGCAGCCGAGGAGAAGGCAGCAGGCTCGGCTGCCCGCTGGGAGAAGCTCCACGCGGAGCTGTACCGGCATCTGGACCCCGCCGTTGGACGGTTCACTGAGCTCCTGGACCGCAAGGACGAGGCCGGCGACCCCGACGAGGAAGCCGCCGAGGCCGCCGAGCAGTTCCGCGCGGACCTCAACGACTACGTACGGAAGTACGGCTTCCTCTCGCAGATCGTGCCCTACCGCGACGCTGACCTCGAATGCCTCTACCTCTACGGCCGCCACCTGCTCAACCGCCTGCCACGACGCGGAGACGGCGGCGTGGACATAGGAGACATCGACCTCAGCCACCTGCGCATCCAGAAGACCGGCCAGCACGACCTCGCGCTGACCGCCGAGGGAGCCGCGGAGCTGCGCGGCTTCGGTGAAGGCGGGGGCGGCGCCAAGGAGCAGGAGAAGTCGCTGCTGTCGGAGCTGATCGAGAAGTTCAACGACAAGTTCGGCACCGACTTCACCGATCAGGACGTGATCACGCCGTTCTCGGAGGCGAAGGCCGACCCGAAGGTCCGCGCCGCCGCCGTCAACGACGAGGAGAACTTCGGGCTCGTCTTCGATGAGGTCTTCGAGGACAAGATGGCCGAACACATCGACACCATCGCCGACATGGGACGGCAGTACTTCAGCCACGACGACAGCTTCAAGCAGTCGCTCAACCAGAGTGCGCGGCGGGCGGCGTGGCGAATGATCCGCCGGGAGGAGAACATCGACGACGACGCGGCCTGA
- a CDS encoding class I SAM-dependent DNA methyltransferase, with protein MNSSKHTELANHAWSVADLLRGDYKQSDYGKVILPFTVLRRLECVLAPTKDKVLEVAARYQGQDINPDRFLRKASGHSFYNTSTYTLKAIAGDATHAAKYLNEYYGAFSPNAREVLERYDFAQQIKRLDAADLLYQVVGRFADLDLRPVKRDAEGNVVLDEYGKPIEIVTNHQMGYVFEELIRRFAEQSNETAGEHFTPREVIRLMVNLLIAPDSDALALPGTVRTVMDPACGTGGMLSAAEEHITAHNPDATVKVFGQELNPESWAICRSDMMIKGQDPENIKFGNSFSDDGFSSDDSKRDKNTPTTFDYLLANPPFGVEWKKVKDAVEYEHEHLGDSGRFGAGLPRINDGSLLFLQHMISKMKPVDASGAGGSRIAIVFNGSPLFTGAAESGESKIRQWILENDWLEGIVALPDQLFYNTGISTYFWVLSNRKARDRRGKVVLLDARDYWRKMRKSLGDKRKELGEQHISEITRLYTEALAVVDAAEKGGGHDLADRAGKIKVFRNQDFGYHRITVERPLKLRFEVTEETLTAITASKPIARATDAEAFAEALRPLVGKSWTTKSDAWIDLKDAIVAAGLMWPTGAPFGKALREAVGVRDPEGEVQRIKGGPEPDPELRDYEDVPLEEDVEEYLRREVLPHVPDAWIDHTKTKIGYEIPFTRHFYVYKPPRPLTEIDAELNALEAEIQALLGEVTE; from the coding sequence CTCCTGCGCGGCGACTACAAGCAGTCCGACTACGGCAAGGTGATCCTGCCGTTCACTGTGCTACGGCGCCTGGAGTGTGTCCTCGCGCCGACCAAGGACAAGGTCCTGGAAGTCGCCGCCCGCTACCAGGGCCAGGACATCAACCCCGACCGCTTCCTGCGCAAAGCGTCCGGCCACAGTTTCTACAACACCAGCACCTACACGCTGAAGGCCATCGCGGGCGACGCCACTCACGCGGCGAAGTACCTGAACGAGTACTACGGCGCCTTCTCCCCGAACGCCAGGGAAGTTTTGGAGCGGTACGACTTCGCCCAGCAGATCAAGAGGCTGGACGCGGCAGACCTGCTGTACCAGGTGGTCGGACGGTTCGCCGACCTCGACCTACGGCCGGTGAAGAGGGACGCAGAAGGCAATGTCGTGCTCGACGAGTACGGCAAGCCGATCGAAATCGTCACCAATCACCAGATGGGATACGTCTTCGAGGAGCTGATCCGGCGCTTCGCCGAACAGTCCAACGAGACGGCCGGTGAGCACTTCACGCCTCGGGAAGTCATCCGGCTGATGGTCAACCTGCTCATCGCCCCGGACAGTGACGCGCTGGCCCTGCCGGGCACCGTCCGCACGGTCATGGACCCGGCCTGCGGGACCGGCGGCATGCTCAGCGCGGCCGAGGAGCACATCACCGCCCATAACCCGGACGCCACGGTCAAGGTCTTCGGACAGGAACTCAACCCCGAGTCCTGGGCCATCTGCAGGTCAGACATGATGATCAAGGGTCAGGACCCGGAGAACATCAAGTTCGGCAACTCCTTCAGCGACGACGGCTTCAGCAGCGACGACTCCAAGAGGGACAAGAACACGCCCACCACCTTCGATTACCTGCTGGCCAATCCGCCGTTCGGCGTGGAGTGGAAGAAGGTCAAGGACGCGGTCGAGTACGAACACGAACACCTGGGCGACAGTGGGCGGTTCGGCGCCGGCCTGCCACGCATCAACGACGGGTCGCTGCTCTTCCTTCAGCACATGATCTCGAAGATGAAGCCGGTGGACGCGTCGGGGGCGGGCGGCAGCCGGATCGCCATCGTCTTCAACGGCTCCCCGCTGTTCACGGGGGCGGCGGAGTCGGGTGAGTCCAAGATCCGGCAGTGGATCCTCGAGAATGACTGGCTGGAGGGCATCGTCGCCCTACCCGACCAGCTCTTCTACAACACCGGCATCTCCACGTACTTCTGGGTGCTGAGCAACCGCAAGGCCAGGGACCGGCGCGGCAAGGTCGTGCTGCTGGACGCGCGCGACTACTGGCGCAAGATGCGGAAGTCGCTCGGCGACAAGCGCAAGGAACTGGGCGAGCAGCACATCTCCGAGATCACGCGGCTCTACACGGAGGCGCTGGCGGTCGTCGACGCGGCGGAGAAGGGCGGCGGGCACGACCTGGCCGACCGGGCCGGGAAGATCAAGGTCTTCCGCAACCAGGACTTCGGGTACCACCGGATCACCGTCGAACGGCCGCTGAAGCTCCGCTTCGAGGTGACGGAGGAGACGCTGACGGCCATCACCGCGTCCAAGCCGATCGCACGGGCCACGGACGCAGAGGCGTTCGCGGAGGCGCTGCGCCCGCTGGTCGGCAAGTCCTGGACGACGAAGTCCGACGCGTGGATCGACCTGAAGGACGCGATCGTCGCGGCCGGCCTGATGTGGCCAACAGGCGCGCCGTTCGGCAAGGCGCTGCGGGAGGCGGTCGGCGTCCGCGACCCGGAGGGCGAGGTCCAGCGCATCAAGGGCGGGCCGGAACCGGACCCGGAACTGCGGGACTACGAGGACGTGCCGCTGGAGGAGGACGTGGAGGAGTACCTGCGGCGGGAGGTTCTGCCACATGTCCCGGACGCGTGGATCGACCACACCAAGACGAAGATCGGCTACGAGATCCCGTTCACTCGGCACTTCTACGTTTACAAGCCGCCGCGGCCGTTGACGGAGATCGATGCGGAGTTGAATGCCTTGGAGGCCGAGATTCAGGCGCTGCTTGGGGAGGTGACGGAGTGA